The DNA window tttgattAGTTGTGGTTATTTATATGCCATCACAGTTTTTACtcgtttttatttcaatttcagtttcattttttttttttttatattttcatacatcaaggatgcttttatttttaaacatgtctgtatagcttttattcatttttatttcagttttagttttagctttttgCAAACATCGAGttaaaataaaaaggagaaatgctgctttggcaactagctgaaataaaataaaagtttacattttttatatttaattttatttcagctaacatttattttaagaaactttttttgtgtgtgtggttttagttttaattaactctAATAACCCTGATACACAAATTATTTGAGGAATAATTATTTCACATCcgtagcagtgttattttagtatcattaaaatATGATTGTAGGTCTTATTAATATTCacttagcttttattttcattttaattttagctagttttaatatttttatgcatgcTTTTCTCGttgattagtttttgttttatacacgTCATCATAGTTTTTACTAACCTTTACATCATTTTCAGTTTCAAGTTTTAGATATTTTCGTACACCAAGAacgcttttatttttaaatgtctgtatagtttttattaatatatatttgagttttagttattttagtacatcaacttaaACCTGAacggaaatgagaaatgttgcctcggcaaccatccaaaataaaattgagtttttaatattttaaatcattttttttcatatttttatataaaaacacattctgttttttttaatcgtttttttttttttttaagtagcaatTTCTTCATGATTTTATAACCTCTATCAGCACTGGTACTAGTGATCACTGACCTAGTAACACAACTAGTGAACATTAACCTAAAGGACTTAAATGAAGGTGAATAAACGGCTCTCTATCAAGCATGACATGAGACGGATGTGAAACCCACAGCACTTTAATACACATGTAAAATGCATgacttataaaaacaataataataaatacaaatcactTCACAGCTATAACTTAATGATGTCTCCAAGTTTGTGGCCCGTTAAAGTGATGAGTCCTGAGAGCTGGAACTCCTGCTTCACGAAGTTCCCAATATATTCGGAGTAAAAGACGTCGCAGTAGAGCCAGATCTGAGCCAGCGCTCTCTGGTAGTTAGCGTTGCAGGTGGGCAGTCGTGAGCGTCTGATGGCTCGGTTCAGATCCAGCCAAAGTTCCTCCATCCCGCGAGCGCCACAGTTTCTCTCACACACCACCCACTTGACTCTCTGACGGAGATGCAGTCCGTGCTTCTCCACGGCGTTTCGGAACAGCCTCGAGAAGGAGCGCGTGGTCTTCAGCGGAGCGCTTCTGTCGGCGATCGCGCACCACGAGCGTTTGAATCTCTTGGCCTCGCTCTCGGCCGGTTTGCGCCGGTCTAAAGTCTCCGCAGGTTCCTCCAGATGCAGAGGGACGCTCTGCAGATCCTCGGAGGAGATCAGAGGAGCAGGTCTGAGGGGTCTGATGGGTCTGTGCGCATCAGACGCAGATGGGAACCAGGGCTTGAACTGGGGCAGGACTCTGCTGGGAAGCTCCTGCAGGACTCTGTGTGTGAGGAGGACCACGTCTCGGACGTCCAGCGGCGGAcggaaacacacactcacatcctgACGACACACAAGcagatcagaagtgacagtaaagacatttataatgttacagaagattcacagtttcaaaaaaaaaaacagtataatatGCAGCAAATCACCACATCAGAATCATTACTTAtaacatcacagtttccac is part of the Cyprinus carpio isolate SPL01 chromosome A8, ASM1834038v1, whole genome shotgun sequence genome and encodes:
- the zgc:101664 gene encoding shieldin complex subunit 3 — protein: MSQDVKDVSVCFRPPLDVRDVVLLTHRVLQELPSRVLPQFKPWFPSASDAHRPIRPLRPAPLISSEDLQSVPLHLEEPAETLDRRKPAESEAKRFKRSWCAIADRSAPLKTTRSFSRLFRNAVEKHGLHLRQRVKWVVCERNCGARGMEELWLDLNRAIRRSRLPTCNANYQRALAQIWLYCDVFYSEYIGNFVKQEFQLSGLITLTGHKLGDIIKL